From the genome of Eucalyptus grandis isolate ANBG69807.140 chromosome 2, ASM1654582v1, whole genome shotgun sequence, one region includes:
- the LOC104417778 gene encoding uncharacterized protein LOC104417778 gives MEAAAAFQAERTVEEELSLLIILAERVIKLAQEAESSKNECSDLARQTDRLSQLLRSAVRLASSTQSLYERPIRRIVADVSKNLDKALTLVRKCKKHGAGVLRQVFAITTTADFRKVSTLLENSIGDMTWVLSIYESDGTNIALPPIASNDPILAWVWSYLATVQMGQLKHRVDAANELASLARDSERTKQMIVDEGGIHPLLKMLKEGGSPEAQIVAANALINLATNPQRVRMIVGEFGVRTIVQVLNDSPMRVQVEVANLVAKMVELDKWVQEEFSRENVIKPLMNLLSMDTVLDDPNIQTGRASIHSLVQINRELASKKHLYSRIGSNSSHSDGSSRGGHHRKEKEVETPETKLRLKVTCARALWMLSKGSLVNSKKITEIKELLCLAKIIEVERGELQYNCLMTVTEIAVVAESDTDFRRVAFRPNIPFAKAVVDQLLRILQEENNVDLLIPAIKSIGSLARTFPAKESRIIKPLVCHLAHADMDVAIEAAIALGKFACPENFNRMEHSKAIIEFNGLPPLLKLLKTNDQAQLHALVLLCYISLHVGNSKVLEQAPVLNAVESMARSVASQHPELKDLFAKTVHHLTIYHAGAHSHWQSHAP, from the coding sequence ATGGAAGCTGCTGCTGCTTTTCAGGCGGAGAGAACCGTCGAAGAAGAACTGTCTCTGCTCATCATTTTAGCTGAGCGCGTCATCAAATTGGCTCAAGAAGCAGAGTCCTCCAAGAACGAGTGCTCCGACCTCGCCAGGCAGACCGACCGCTTGTCCCAACTTCTCCGATCCGCCGTTCGTCTCGCTTCTTCGACCCAGTCCCTCTACGAACGACCCATTCGCCGCATAGTCGCCGATGTCTCCAAGAACCTCGACAAGGCGCTTACCCTCGTCCGCAAGTGCAAGAAACATGGCGCCGGTGTTCTCAGGCAGGTCTTTGCCATCACCACCACCGCGGATTTTCGCAAGGTATCGACGCTTCTTGAGAATTCTATCGGCGACATGACGTGGGTCCTTTCAATCTATGAATCTGATGGTACTAACATTGCTCTGCCTCCAATTGCAAGCAATGACCCCATTCTTGCTTGGGTTTGGTCGTATCTAGCTACTGTTCAGATGGGTCAGCTAAAACACCGCGTTGATGCTGCTAATGAGCTGGCTTCCCTGGCCCGCGACAGCGAACGCACCAAACAAATGATTGTAGATGAAGGTGGAATTCATCCTCTTTTGAAGATGTTGAAGGAGGGGGGATCTCCTGAGGCTCAGATTGTGGCTGCCAATGCCCTTATTAATCTTGCGACTAATCCGCAAAGAGTTAGAATGATTGTCGGAGAGTTTGGAGTCCGTACCATCGTGCAGGTTCTTAATGACTCCCCCATGAGAGTTCAGGTCGAGGTGGCAAATTTAGTTGCAAAAATGGTGGAGCTGGATAAGTGGGTGCAGGAGGAGTTCTCCAGAGAAAACGTGATTAAGCCATTGATGAACTTATTGTCCATGGATACTGTTTTAGATGACCCTAATATTCAAACAGGAAGAGCTAGCATTCATTCGCTTGTTCAGATTAACAGGGAGTTAGCATCAAAGAAGCACTTATATAGTCGTATTGGGTCAAATTCTTCGCATTCAGATGGTAGTAGCAGGGGTGGGCATCATAGGAAGGAGAAAGAGGTCGAAACTCCCGAAACAAAGCTTAGGCTTAAGGTTACTTGTGCTAGGGCTTTGTGGATGTTGTCTAAGGGAAGTTTGGTTAATAGCAAGAAAATTACGGAGATTAAAGAATTGCTTTGTTTGGCGAAGATTATCGAGGTGGAGAGAGGGGAGTTGCAGTATAACTGCTTGATGACCGTGACTGAGATAGCTGTGGTGGCAGAATCCGATACTGATTTTAGACGAGTGGCTTTCAGGCCCAACATTCCCTTTGCAAAGGCAGTTGTGGACCAATTACTAagaattcttcaagaagaaaacaATGTGGATTTACTGATTCCTGCCATTAAGTCCATTGGATCGCTCGCTAGGACTTTCCCAGCTAAAGAATCCCGAATTATCAAACCTTTAGTTTGCCACCTCGCTCATGCAGACATGGATGTGGCGATTGAAGCTGCTATTGCCCTGGGAAAGTTTGCTTGTCCAGAGAATTTCAATCGCATGGAGCACTCCAAGGCAATTATTGAATTCAATGGCCTTCCTCCTCTGCTTAAACTGTTGAAGACTAATGATCAGGCTCAACTACATGCGCTCGTGCTGCTATGTTACATTTCACTTCATGTCGGCAACAGTAAGGTGCTTGAACAAGCACCAGTACTGAATGCTGTTGAGTCTATGGCTCGTTCCGTCGCTTCTCAGCATCCTGAGCTAAAAGACTTGTTTGCCAAGACAGTTCACCATCTAACTATTTATCATGCTGGAGCTCACTCACACTGGCAATCACATGCACCGTGA